In the genome of Calothrix sp. PCC 6303, the window GAAGCAAATCACGGATAGTTGGGTACTAATTCCCCCTAAACCGATTGGAATTGTGCATTTTTTGGGAGGTGCATTTGTGGCAACAGCACCCCACCTAACCTATCGCTGGTTACTAGAACAGTTAGCAAATCAGGGTTATATTATTGTTGCGACACCATTTGTCAATACATTTGACCATCGTGCGATCGCGCAACAAGTTCTCCTGCAATTTGAGCGTGTATTAATTCGCTTAGAGGATCGAGGCATACTGGGTAATGGTTATTATCCCATCTACGGAGTCGGTCACAGCATGGGTTGTAAACTTCATTTACTTATTGGTAGTCTTTTCCCCATTAAGCGTGCGGGAAACATCCTAATTTCATTCAATAATTTTGCTGCACGGGATGCTGTTCCTTTCCTGGAACAATTTAATACAAGTTTTGCCAAATCACCCTTTGCTGTGGAATTTTCCCCATCACCTGCTCAAACAAACGATTTAATTCGTGAAGATTACGGGGTTCGTCGCAATCTTCTGATTAAATTTAGTAATGACACCATTGATCAATCCACAAATTTACACGAAATTTTAGAAACCCGCTTTCCCGGAATGGTAGCAACCCAAATTCTTACCGGAACCCATGTTACCCCCTTGGGACAAGATTTCAAACTTCAATCTAATTCATCCTTTTCACCATTAGATGCATTAGGACAGTGGTTTGGACAAAATAAGGGAGATTTCACACCATTTGATGCATTGGGACAATGGTTTCAACAAGAAGCATATCGTGACCTTAACCAACTTAAAGCTGTAATATTGCGATGGTTGAATCCGCTTTTGAATTAGATATTTGTAATAGATAGCAACAAATTACAATCAGCAAGCAGTTATCGGAGATTTAACCCCACTCAAACCTGCCACTTTTAGGTGAAGTTCACC includes:
- a CDS encoding DUF1350 family protein — protein: MDWKQITDSWVLIPPKPIGIVHFLGGAFVATAPHLTYRWLLEQLANQGYIIVATPFVNTFDHRAIAQQVLLQFERVLIRLEDRGILGNGYYPIYGVGHSMGCKLHLLIGSLFPIKRAGNILISFNNFAARDAVPFLEQFNTSFAKSPFAVEFSPSPAQTNDLIREDYGVRRNLLIKFSNDTIDQSTNLHEILETRFPGMVATQILTGTHVTPLGQDFKLQSNSSFSPLDALGQWFGQNKGDFTPFDALGQWFQQEAYRDLNQLKAVILRWLNPLLN